In a genomic window of Bacteroidota bacterium:
- the dnaX gene encoding DNA polymerase III subunit gamma/tau, giving the protein MSDYIVTARKYRPMKFDDVEAQGHVTQTLKNAIKQKRLAHAYLFAGPRGVGKTTTARLLAKLVNCRNPTADLEPDNTCDLCREITEGRSFDVLEIDGASNRGVEEIRNLRESVRYAPAKGAYKVYIIDEVHMLTKEAFNALLKTLEEPPQHVMFIFATTEIHKLPATIISRCQRFDFRRISIEEIMANLGSIAKKEGLEIDNDALLLIAKKGDGSMRDSQSIFDQIVALCGSTISKDQILQALNIVDQDFYFRVTDLIKVKNTKGGLDLVQDIMNRGYDIKEFLGGLTEHLRNILTTVTTGSTAFIEESDFYKQKYVEVAKQFTVADVLRLLKFVNSTEAAIKWSAQPRFKLEADIVQLIALNSAAEVGEVLKKIDDLSKGIPQEKKKLREDNQFPIAKASTPSIDERQSEAGCSSPQTSTTTSRFAVRQTFVRPPAQPKSENSPALETAVLASLSEGEVTSRWDEFLAEVRRQRIAVGTALESADLLGVSGSTIRVRASDFTASSITRNRELLATIIQRVFNTRGRIEVEIGQEKKASISLDPHSASTTELPPPDQLEKEHPVIKAMIRELGAEPF; this is encoded by the coding sequence ATGAGTGATTACATCGTTACCGCCCGCAAGTATCGTCCGATGAAGTTCGACGATGTTGAAGCGCAGGGCCATGTGACGCAAACGCTGAAGAATGCCATCAAGCAGAAACGTCTTGCACACGCATATCTGTTTGCCGGGCCGCGCGGTGTCGGAAAGACTACTACCGCCCGTTTACTTGCGAAGCTTGTCAACTGTCGGAATCCGACCGCCGATCTCGAGCCTGATAATACGTGCGATCTCTGCCGTGAGATTACGGAGGGAAGAAGCTTTGATGTTCTTGAAATCGATGGCGCCTCGAATCGCGGAGTCGAGGAAATTCGGAATCTTCGCGAGTCGGTCCGGTACGCCCCCGCCAAGGGAGCATACAAAGTGTACATCATCGACGAAGTACACATGTTGACAAAGGAGGCATTCAATGCGCTTCTCAAAACGTTGGAAGAGCCGCCTCAGCATGTGATGTTCATCTTTGCGACAACTGAAATCCACAAACTTCCCGCTACCATCATTTCACGTTGCCAGCGATTCGATTTCCGCCGTATTTCAATTGAGGAGATTATGGCAAACCTCGGCAGCATTGCGAAGAAGGAGGGACTGGAGATTGACAATGACGCGCTGCTGTTGATTGCAAAGAAAGGCGACGGCTCGATGCGCGACTCGCAGAGCATCTTCGATCAGATTGTGGCGCTGTGCGGTTCAACGATTTCGAAGGACCAGATTCTGCAAGCGCTCAACATCGTCGATCAGGATTTCTATTTCCGTGTCACCGATCTCATCAAGGTGAAAAACACAAAAGGCGGGCTTGATCTCGTTCAGGATATCATGAACCGCGGCTACGATATCAAGGAATTTCTCGGTGGGTTGACGGAACATCTCCGCAATATCCTCACCACAGTAACAACGGGATCAACTGCATTTATTGAAGAGTCCGATTTCTACAAACAGAAGTATGTCGAGGTGGCGAAACAGTTTACCGTTGCCGATGTGCTGCGGTTGCTGAAGTTTGTGAACAGTACCGAGGCAGCCATCAAATGGAGTGCACAACCCCGCTTCAAGCTTGAGGCGGATATCGTTCAGTTGATTGCCCTGAACAGTGCCGCTGAAGTTGGAGAGGTTCTCAAGAAGATTGACGACTTGTCAAAAGGTATTCCGCAGGAGAAAAAAAAACTCCGTGAAGACAACCAGTTCCCGATAGCTAAAGCCTCCACGCCTTCCATTGATGAACGGCAATCGGAAGCAGGTTGTTCCTCTCCTCAAACATCAACCACAACTTCACGATTTGCTGTACGCCAGACCTTTGTGCGTCCACCGGCGCAACCGAAAAGCGAAAACTCCCCAGCCCTTGAAACCGCCGTACTGGCATCACTCTCGGAGGGGGAAGTTACTTCGCGATGGGATGAGTTCCTTGCCGAAGTTCGCCGCCAGCGTATTGCGGTGGGAACCGCGCTTGAGTCGGCAGACCTGCTGGGTGTCAGCGGCTCGACGATCCGTGTGCGTGCAAGCGATTTCACCGCCTCGTCGATAACCCGTAACAGGGAGCTTCTGGCGACCATTATTCAAAGAGTGTTCAATACGCGGGGTAGAATAGAAGTTGAGATCGGCCAGGAAAAGAAGGCATCAATATCTCTCGATCCGCATTCCGCCTCCACAACTGAACTTCCGCCGCCGGACCAGTTGGAGAAGGAGCATCCTGTTATTAAAGCAATGATCCGTGAACTTGGCGCCGAACCTTTTTGA
- a CDS encoding PorV/PorQ family protein, with the protein MKARWCAIVLLMCAASSGAMAGGTSVAKYAGEFTSIGVGGRALGMGGAFVALANDVTAGYWNPAGLSHIMYPQAALMHEERFGSAVNYDYGAIAFPHGTNTSWGFSVIRIGVDDIQDTRNAAIDASGRLVDYQTYIQNPENYRIDPSRVTYFNAADWAFFFTYSKKQSEDFSYGASLKVIRRELGDASATGLGLDIGVWYMPMDNVMLGVNLQDITTTFLAWNTGTNELISPTMKIGSAYFIEAFGGRFAPAIDFDIRFENRKSASTFALGPVSFDAHIGTEFMFKNVVAFRVGYNDVKQVSFGAGLHLPKLSIDYSFARFAQSAGDRLDDTHRISLMFTLEAEQFRRVDGY; encoded by the coding sequence ATGAAAGCTCGTTGGTGTGCAATCGTGTTGTTGATGTGTGCCGCCTCTTCCGGGGCAATGGCCGGAGGCACGAGTGTGGCAAAGTATGCCGGGGAATTTACCTCGATCGGAGTCGGTGGAAGGGCTCTCGGTATGGGCGGCGCATTTGTGGCGCTTGCCAATGATGTGACTGCAGGATATTGGAATCCGGCCGGGCTCTCCCACATCATGTATCCGCAAGCGGCGTTGATGCACGAGGAACGCTTCGGGAGTGCCGTCAATTACGATTACGGCGCAATTGCATTTCCGCATGGAACGAACACGAGTTGGGGATTCAGCGTCATCCGCATTGGTGTTGATGATATTCAGGATACCCGCAATGCTGCAATTGATGCAAGCGGACGCTTGGTTGATTACCAGACGTACATTCAGAATCCGGAAAACTACCGGATTGACCCGAGCCGCGTTACGTACTTCAATGCGGCCGATTGGGCATTCTTCTTCACCTACTCAAAGAAGCAGTCGGAAGATTTCTCGTACGGCGCAAGCCTCAAGGTGATCCGCCGTGAGTTAGGTGATGCGTCGGCAACAGGCTTGGGGCTCGACATCGGCGTGTGGTACATGCCGATGGATAACGTCATGTTGGGGGTAAATCTTCAGGATATTACCACGACGTTTCTAGCGTGGAATACCGGCACGAACGAGTTGATTTCCCCGACGATGAAAATCGGCTCGGCATACTTCATCGAAGCATTCGGCGGGCGGTTTGCACCGGCAATTGATTTTGATATCCGTTTTGAAAATCGCAAGTCGGCATCAACCTTTGCGCTCGGCCCGGTGAGCTTTGACGCGCATATCGGGACGGAGTTCATGTTCAAGAATGTTGTTGCATTCCGTGTCGGATACAACGATGTGAAGCAGGTCTCGTTTGGAGCGGGGCTGCATCTCCCGAAACTCAGCATCGACTATTCCTTTGCGCGGTTTGCACAATCCGCCGGAGATCGTCTTGATGATACCCACCGCATTTCGTTGATGTTCACACTCGAAGCCGAACAGTTCAGGAGAGTGGACGGATACTGA